The genomic stretch CAAGCATGCCGAACAGAGAGGAGTCTCCGCTGAAAAGGCTCAACACGTTCTAGAGAAGCAAAAAGAGAAAGGAGAAATGTATCAGCCGAACGCAGACCACCTGCGTTCAATCTGAAAATCTCCGTCGTGACAATATCGTATATATGACTGTTTGCGGGCTTAGCTTACTCTATAATATCCCCAGAAGTGTTTGCTCATATCTCTTGGTTCGATGTGAATAAAGCCCGGCTCTATCCGTTGATGCAACAAAGACTCCAATCCTACTATATCTCAACTGTACTGTAGGTTATCTAATCAACGAGTAGGCGCGTAGTGGTCCTCTGGTGGGTCGAGGAACACGCCTTCTGGTTCGTATTCATGGTGGGGAGCCCCCTCCATCTGGTACACCCACAAGAGGTAGTCCCCTATCCCTATTTTTTCGCTGGCACCCCAGTTGGTATGCTTAAACCCAACTTGCATCTCGGCTTTCCACAACTCTGCTCCTTGGCGGATAAGATGTGCTGCTAAACTGGATCTGAGATTAGATATTATTCCGTGATGGTCTATCCTGGCTGCCTCCGCGATTGTGCGTACTCGTGTTTTAATTCCTCCTGCATTGATTTGGTCTAGAGTGACTATCTGGGATTCTTGATGCCACTTCAATAGTCCTTCGAGGGGGAGATCCTCCGCTCCACTGGAGTCTGGGGGGTGCCATTTTATTGGGAGCCTAAGAACCCAGTCGTCAGTTGTCTCGAGGTGTTCAGATGGTACAATAATTAGTGTATCACGCTTATCACTATGTAGCCTGTCAAGCCATTCTGTACTGAACTCTCCCAGCAAAGGCTGTGTAAGGCCAGTAAAAGCTGCGAGAAGCCCAATAATACTAGTGACGGGATTTTTTTGTTGAATAGCAGCCTCAACGAAGTCGGCGTACTCTTGTTTTCTCAGCGGGACTCGAGTGTGTGGCACCAGGTTTGCTCGGACACAAGCCTGCCACCACCACCCGAATCTGTCGCGGTATACTTGGGGACTATATTTTCCAGAGATTGCCATTTCACGCTGCGTCGGCGCTCGACGACCATCTGCGAGCCGCTGGAGTTCAGTCAGCAGTTGTTCATCTGAGTAGTGGTTGTAACATGGTGGATCACATCCAGCAGCTTCGACCGCGTCGCTCCAGGTCCCGAATCGCTGGATGACTGTTCTCGCCGTGTACGTTCCCCTCTCTGTGTATTCGGGAGAAGTAGGTGCATTCCCTTGTTCGTCGGCAGTTTCTCGAATATCGGCCAACAGTTCTGTATCGGCAATATCCCGATACACAGTTGGCTCGTAGCCAGCGGCCTTGATAGCGCTGTTGTACCCTCCAAATCGTCGATGAAGTGTGCCTGAATGGAATTCCCCGTGTTCGTCGTACTGCCGACTCGTTGGGATTTCCTCAAGTTCATCGACGACATTCTGTAGGTCAGTCAGTAACACGTCGTCAGCAACATTGCACTCACGGACAGGCTCGAAACCAGCTGTCCTGATAGCATTATTGTAACTGCCAAAATGATATTTCAGACTATTTGAACTATATTCTCCATGGGTATTGTACTGCTCATATGTAGGTGGTCCCCCCACTTCTTCAGCAACTCTCTGGACGTCAAGTAGCAATTCAGTGTCCGTGATGGGTTGCTTCCGATTCGGTTCATGCCCAATCTCTTCGAGAGCAGCAGCAAAACTCCCAAACTGATGTGTGAGCGTATCTCCATGGTATATCCCGAATTCACTGTACTGGTCTTTTGTCGGTGTTTCCCCGAGTTTATCAGCAACCTCTACGAGATCAATTAGCAGGTCCTCAGCTGGAATAGAGTAATAGGTGTTCACTTCGAATCCGGCAGCTTTGAGGGCATTATTGTATGATCCGAACTCATCGGTGAGAAGGTCAAGACTGTATTTCCCATATTCACTGAACTGGTGTGCAGTCGGAACCTCATTGAGGTCTGAAGCGATTTGACGCAGATTAGACAGCAGCTCATCTTTTGAGATATCTCTGTGCCTGTTCGGCTTGTACCCTGCTGCCTCAAGTGCGTCATTATAGCTCCCGAATGCGCGAACCAGCGTATTCGAAGCGTGCTCCCCATATTTGCGGTATTGGAGTTGTGTTGGTGTCTCACCGATATGCTCGGCAACCGCTTGGATATCAGTGATGAGTGCTTCGGTGGAAATCTGGCAATCTGGATCAGCAACTTGCTGATTCGGTTTAAGCCCAGCAGCCTCAATCGCGTCGTTGTAACTCCCGAAGTGGTTCTTGAGGGGTGCGTAGCTGTACTCGCCATGCGCCCGATATTGTGCTACCGTCGGCGCCTCTCCAACCATGTCGGCAACTGCCTGAAGATCGGCGACGAGTTTTTCCTCAGGTATTTTCGAACCCATCCGTGTTAGAACATATCTTTGTCCTTATCCTTGTCCAGTTCATCGCGTGCGAACTGAACATACCTGTAGAACGTCTCTTCGAGTTTGTGGCCGGTCTTGGTCATCGCATAAGCTGTCTCCGTGTCGTTCCGTGCTAACTGCGTACAAAATGATGCACGAAGGTCATGTGCGATTAAGTCGGGTATTCTGTTCCCCTCCTCGTCGGCTCCGAAGTCTCGTATCTGATCTGACGGTACTCCTTCATTCAGGAGTCGCTGTTTCCGCATTGTCGGATTGATCTCAGATTTGGCACCAACTGCCCGAACAGCTCTACTTCCGAACCCTTTGGAAAAACCGTCCTTACCACCTGCCTGTATCATCTTGAATCCGTACTCAGCACCTTCTGGTGCAGCTGGGTCGGAAAGTGCAAAATACCTCTCGCACCGGTCTTTCAGTCCAAAGTACTCTGTCTCATCGGTTACGTGGTTGGTCCAGTAGTTCGGAATGAGCAATTGGCGGCCCGCAGATGCCTGCGTTTTTGGTGTGTATCCACCGTTTCCTGCCCTCTCACAAGCGCCACAGAGGCCAGTATTCGTCGTCTTCCGCGCTTCATCTATTTCTTTTCGGCACTCGTCGTAATCAGGGATGTTGAGGTACAAATCAGTTCCCCGGTATGTGAACCAATCTCGATGTGTATGTCCGGCCGTATCATTTCTTATACCAGTTCCCAGAAAAAGGTGAGATGTCATCGCCTTGTGTGGATCTAGATCCACTTCGTCGCTTGTGAGGACGTCGACGAAGGCATCTTGCCGCTTCTTGTGAAGTGGAATCGCATTACGGCGGGACATATATTCGTTATAGGACAAGTAGGTATATCGTAGTGAAAAATCCTTTGGGGTGAAGTATCGCAATATGATTCTTCAAATTCTCGGCTCTCAGGATTTGCTTCTCTTATATCGGACATGTAATTTTCTCTATTGCGATACTTTTCCACGAAGTATCGTAATGCCATCGCCACTGTATAAGAATAAGAATGTTTTATTTGCCGCCCGATTTGACCCAATATATCATTAAGTATACAACAGAGATTCTGTAATAGATTCGCACCCGTGTAGAACGACGGCCAGAATTTGACATCGGATGAGATATTTAGCAGGACTTTGGACCCTATTTTATTGATGCGGACACACTCCTCCATACTATCGAACGCGTTGCGTTCTCCTCTCAAGAACTGCCACGTAGGAACTGACTGTTCATCGATCCACGCCTAGATTGCGACCATAGCCTCCAAACCCGCCATCACGGAACTCCTCTCTGTCTAGACTGCGGTACTACACTCAAACGGAACGAGACCAGTCGACGGATGTACTAGCCCTTCGGCGCACGCTGACCCTCCAGAGACCTTGTTGAATGTTGCGCTGAGCTGATATTTCCGCTCCGCAGGAGTGCAATAGCCGACGTCTTTCGCGCTGAAAAACCCCTCTTACCTGACGTATCCTTGTTTTTCTACCCTGGTGGCCTCCTCCTCGTTGACTCGTCGTACCTTTGCTTCGTGGACTCGAGTACATTTACTGCCAGGGCATCCAGTCAATCGGTCTACTCTCATTTCATCTGCCTCGTCGTCGTAGATCCACGCAACAGTTTTGTTGCAGTCTGGGCATTTGTATTCAACCTGAAGGGGCATCGGTTGTGGTGTTTCTGAAGACGGTTGTGTGGTTATCTTCTACGCTATGGCCGGTTGGTCGCTTGCTACGGCAGTTGTTGTGCTTGATCTGTGGGCTGGCCTCTGTTGTGCTTCTGGGTTATTCTGGAGAGATGAATTAAACTTGTGCAATATGCACATGCATAGTCGGTTGGCTAACTCGGGTGGTATTATGCGTATGAATGGGTACTTTGCACACGGATTTCGCACAGTCATTATACGCAAGCTGATGGACGAACGCGATCTGCGGCCAGCAGACAAAGCTATCCTCGATGTCTTGAGCCAAGGCCGTGCGACCAAAGGCCTCCTCGTTGATGAGACCGGCTACTCCCGTAACACCGTCTACAATCGTCTTGAAGTCCTCCAAGCAGCCGGCCACGTACGACTCGTCCACGAACCCACTCGATTATTCGAGCTCGCCTCAGACCCGCGAGACAGCAACTAGCCACGACGGCTTGCCAGTCGACCGCAACCTCAAAAAAGCCAGTACCCAGCTAGCCGGCCTCCATAGCAGCTGGCTCGACGACGCAACTGTGGATCAAACAGCTTGGAACGCGCCCTTTGACACCCGCACTGTAGCCTGTCCTGGGCCTCTGGGTGTTGTTAGGTTCGTTTCTCACGGATACCGTTGCGATCACGCGTGACGGTCTCACAGCTGGGGCAGGCACGCGGGCTCGTCACGTCGTCAGGGGTAAACACGCGGGCGTAGGCGTCGGTGACGTGACTGCCACAGTTCTGGCATTCCGGCATACACCGTCCACTCGACGCCTCTGATATAGCCTTTCTGTGGCGACCCACCTGTATCGTTGCCTGCTCCCCCAACCAAGAATCAGTAGCCGAGCCCGCGCCCAGGATATCAACTCATTTTGGTGTGTTCAACATGACCGTCAACTATGGCGACGTGTACCGAGTGCGGCGATGACCTCCCGCCAGATACCGAAGCCGTCTGTGACCATTTTCAGACTGAACACGGATACTTCACTGAGAGTGGCAGCGACAACACCAACGAGTAGTCCCGATCCCAGATTCGGTATTCAGTATCGCAACGGACACAGCTGGCTGTTACACCGTTGATTCGTCCCGGAGTGCCCTTTCTCTGATTATCGGCTCCAGCTGGTACTCGAGAGCCGCGAGCGTTCTGCTGTACGTACCCGACAATTATGTGGGCGCGAATTCCTGAGTCCGATTGTGGGGCGTTCGCCCGACTGTCACACGTCACGTCCACCGTGGGCTAGCCGTCAGCGTTGACGGCTATCGACGCTCGCCTCGAATACTCCAGAGATTCCCTCGACGAACTCCCGCCTCCGTGACTGTCCCCAGTATGGGTCCTCGATTCACGACCGGCATATTCTCGTTGCGTACGGACCGGATAAGAGTCACTGTGGAAATATAAGCAGATTCACTCAAAACGAGGGGTGGGGTGGTGTCGATCTTGAGGTCTCTATTTCGCACACGGGGGGTGGGTGATAGATCAATCTCTCTATTTCGCACACGGGGGTGGTAATCAGCTGTAGTCTTGTGATTTCAAGATGCGATTTTATAAGGGATGGCAGTTGGTTTGAGCGCTCTATTTCGCACGGGGTTCCCCCGCTATTCCACCGTGCAAGGCAACCAGGCAATAGTAACCGAGCAAATACTATAGGAATATTAAAAATATGGATTAGGATACATAACTGCTTTCACTCCAAACGAGGGGTGGGGAGGGAACTCCTGAGACCGCTCGACGCGATGTAGATACTGCAGAATTGGGGAATACTTCACATGCCTTCGGTGTAACCCTAGTAGTAGAACTATGGGTGATTCGAACGACGAGAACCCGTATGTGGTAATTCCAGACACTGACGAGTACTATGCGCTGGGCTTTCTCGTCCGTAATCGCGGAGAGCAATTCACGCTGCCTGAGATTGCCGCCAGCACAGACATGAGTGAAGCGGACGCAGCAGATACGATGACCACCCTCTTCGAAGACGACCTCGTCGAACGGTCTCAGGGAGCCTATTACGTCCCGGTAGACCGTGCAGAAGACCTTCAACGACGGCTTGAGTCGGTTGATGCCGCCGCAAAGTTACATGATGCCGCGCCCGATGATGCCTATGCTGTTGAAGGCTGGGAGGAGCAGGTGGACTCCCTATAAGTGGGTACCGTTCAGTTAGTGGGTGGCTATTCAACACCTGCAGGACGGTGGTCGACCTCGGATATTCGGTTTGTTTCACGGTGAACCAACTCTACAAGGCGTATTTTCGTAGCAGTAGTGTACCGTCGAGAAACCGTCTGTACAGATGAAAATGATACTTCGAAGACGGTGTGTGGGGGGTCGGAGATGATACTTCGAAGACGGTGTGTCATCGAGGAATGAATAGTGGTTTACAGGCGGCTTAGGCCGAGTTTTTCGGGGCTTGACCACGAGGTGATTTACCCTATGAGTTGGCCGATTTGGGTACGAGGAGCGTCTTGATTCGGTATTTTCTCGTCGGGATCGAGCTGCCTTGTGATGGCTGGTGTGCCAGGACCGCAGTGAGACGCGATGGCCGCCGACTCTTCGCAACTCGTGGGCGTGTCGTGTCACTCCGGGTGGCTGACCTATATGTGGATGCAGGCCCCCTAATCCCATAGCGGGAGCGATACACCCGCTGTCACACGCTCGCACCCCCGGACCCAGCCTTCTCTGTCGAAGGCTGTCCACCCTACCTTCGAGACACGATCTATGGCCTCGCAGAATCCCCGAGTTGGCGTCTGTCCCCGATGTGGCGACTTGATCCACCACCGGCATGTCCTCGTTGAGTACGAGACCGGCAACGACGCACGGTACTGGGCGGAATGCCCGGGCTGCGGCGGCGTTGTCGATCCGAACGCATGATCCGGCTACTCACCCGTCTGTTCGGCCGGCCAGATACTGCCTCGATTGTCGAATGCCGGCGCTGTGGGACGACCTTGGAGTCTGGGGATGTCGACCGCTGCTCTGAATGTGGCAGTTCCGAAATCGTGACGTATCGGCTGTGAGCTGTCACCCTGTCGAACGTCGTATTGGAACAGTTACGAGGAGTGGGTTCGTGAACAACCGAATTGGAACAATCGCCAGTGAGACTGCGGATGTAACGATGGACTGATAGGGTCTGTCGATGCAAAACGAATCAATGGAGGACATCCCGCAACCGGCGAGTGATTCATATTCGGTCGGTGACCGGGTGCAAATCTACACCGGCTCTGGCGATCCTGACGCTCGGTATCACGGTGTCGTTTGTGAGATTGTTGAAGTTCTAATGGACGACCTTGGGACGGAAACCGGACGAGCCACAGATGGATACTCGTACATTCTGCAAGACGTAGAAACAGACGAAGAGCTCCCAATTTCGTTTCGTCATCAGGATTTAGTACCGGCTGAAGGCGCTCAGTAGGCCATCTACATTCGGCAAGCGGGGGGTGTGGTCTAAACCTGCGCTATTTCGCACACGGGGGTGCGTTCACGAAACCCGCTATACGTATTGAAGCCACTCACCACATCGAGGCGGGTTTTTCACAGCGCCGATTCGGAGTGAAACAGCCGCTCCGTAGGTGTGCGTACTGACCGGCTGTTTCAGCTCTCACTCTGAATAAAGAATCTGGATTGACAACTACTGGTAGGAATCCCCTTGTTTGACGGAACCGGAGGAACCCTTATATCGGCTGGCCGACACGCACTGCTATGGTCACGGAGAAGCGGGTTGTGAAGAGCATCTCCTCCGCAGTTGTCGGCTTCCTCGTGCTTCAGGGAATCTGGCCAGTTTTACCGAAGACGGGAGTGTTCAGCGGGGTCACGTGGGTATTCCCTGCCGTAGCTGCCGTCGCTATCGGTCTCGTTGTCGTCGGCCCGGGGCGCGTCGTCTGGGATACGCTGACTGGGAATTATTGGGAGTAACATAGTGTGGGAAAAACTCGTCGGTGGCGTCCTCGGGCTCGTCACCGTCGCTATCCTCGGATACGTCGCTCTCGACATATTCACCTTCGCAGTGTCGTCCCCTGCTGCATTGGAACCTGGCGACCCCTTCTACAACGCGCAGCACGGCTTTCTGCCAATAGTGGCGGGGTATTTCCCCTACCTTATCGGCGGTGCTGGTCTGGTCCTAACGGCGCTCGCAGAACTCCTTGCTCGGGGGCGGTGAATATCTTTATCTGACGAGTCGACACCCTCTCTCATTATGTCGGAGTGGCCCGCTGCCGTCGAGGATGCCCTCGCGTTCTGGTTCGCCAGGGAGCAAGGACACGCAGTCAAATCCGTCGTCATCTTCGACTGAATCGACGACGAGCGGGTGGTGGCGTCGTGGAACTATGCTGCTCGCGCCCAGAATCGCCTTCGACCATCGACATTACCCCGTAAGTTGTATTGCAGATTAAATGAGGTTAGTAAGGTCGTCCAACGAGGACACCACCTCTGTTCCGTACGTCTCGGTCAATCCAGCGCGTTCAGATTCTGTCCTCCAGACATTCTCAGTAACCACGATGTCACAGTACGGTATCGCCACCGCGAGCGAGAACAGGTCATACACATCGTTTGGTTTCCTGCCGTCTTGCAGGTCGGCTGCGTTAGTGAGCGTGACGTAGGTGTAGTTGGCTGGAAACAATCGGAAGAGGTCCTCTACGTCCTCGTCTCCTTGATTGACGTACTCTTCAAAATCGTAGACCCCGAAGTTGTAGTACAGGTTGCTCTCTACGAACCGTTGGGCGAGAGGGAGGAATACGGAATCATAGAAGTAGCTGTACTTGGCGTATCTGCGGCGTCTCGCGTTATCATCGAAGTGGTCATCCCAATCGTCGATAATCTTCTCGATTTCCTCGTGCAGCTCTGACTCCCAGTCCCCCGTTTCTTCGACGGTCTGTTCGACAGCACCGGTGGTCACCTCGAAGCCGCGGCGGTTCTGAAACATCTGGTTAAGTTCCTCGAAGACTTCTTGGTATTCACCCTCGGGGTCTAACTCCTCGCCGTCAATCGTCAGAGACCAGTCGCCGAAAAGGTCGTCAACCCCCTTCCCACGGACTCGTTCTTCAAGATCGTACTCAAAGTCACCCCCAATACCGCGCACGAAACGCTCTATCTCGAACGACTGCACATCGGTGAACGGCCGCAAGGAGTGAGTAGCGCTGAGTTCGAACATATAGTCAAACACCTCCTTGCGCATCTGTTCGTTCTCGAAGGTCGCCTCCTCGGTCAGGATGGTGTGGATGATGGGGAGCGCAATCTCTCCATTTTCAACGGCCATCTCAACCTGCTCCCGAACCTCGTCATCTTCGTCCCGCATATGGAGGTCAATCCACATATTCAGGTCGAGGTAGACGTACTCCATCTACCACCACCTGTTCGGGGACGGGTAATATTCGTTCTCCTGTACTTAGCGGCTTATACTCGAATCGATTAGCCGTTGAGGGCCTCACCAGCGCCACACATTTCCACCCGCTATTTAAGTGAGTTGTCCGACGAATATCCCATATGAGCACTCTGGCGGACACGATCCATATCGAGAACGTCGTTGCCTCCAGCGATATCGGCCAAGAACTCGCCCTCGACCAACTCTCCACAGACCTTCCCGGCGCCGAGTACAACCCCGAGGACTTTCCTGGAATCGTCTACCGCCTCCAGGAGCCCAAGTCAGCCACGCTGATTTTCCGCTCGGGCAAAGTCGTCTGCACCGGCGCGAAAAGCGTCGATGACGTTCACGAAGCTCTCGAGATCGTGTTTGAGGACATCCGCGAGTTAGGCATCGATGTCGACAGTAATCCGCCGATTGAGGTGCAGAATATTGTCTCCAGCGCGAGTCTCGAGCAATCGCTGAACTTGAACGCAATCGCAATCGGGCTGGGATTAGAGCAAATTGAGTACGAACCCGAGCAGTTCCCTGGCCTCGTCTACCGACTTGACGACCCCG from Halobacterium hubeiense encodes the following:
- a CDS encoding homing endonuclease associated repeat-containing protein, whose translation is MGSKIPEEKLVADLQAVADMVGEAPTVAQYRAHGEYSYAPLKNHFGSYNDAIEAAGLKPNQQVADPDCQISTEALITDIQAVAEHIGETPTQLQYRKYGEHASNTLVRAFGSYNDALEAAGYKPNRHRDISKDELLSNLRQIASDLNEVPTAHQFSEYGKYSLDLLTDEFGSYNNALKAAGFEVNTYYSIPAEDLLIDLVEVADKLGETPTKDQYSEFGIYHGDTLTHQFGSFAAALEEIGHEPNRKQPITDTELLLDVQRVAEEVGGPPTYEQYNTHGEYSSNSLKYHFGSYNNAIRTAGFEPVRECNVADDVLLTDLQNVVDELEEIPTSRQYDEHGEFHSGTLHRRFGGYNSAIKAAGYEPTVYRDIADTELLADIRETADEQGNAPTSPEYTERGTYTARTVIQRFGTWSDAVEAAGCDPPCYNHYSDEQLLTELQRLADGRRAPTQREMAISGKYSPQVYRDRFGWWWQACVRANLVPHTRVPLRKQEYADFVEAAIQQKNPVTSIIGLLAAFTGLTQPLLGEFSTEWLDRLHSDKRDTLIIVPSEHLETTDDWVLRLPIKWHPPDSSGAEDLPLEGLLKWHQESQIVTLDQINAGGIKTRVRTIAEAARIDHHGIISNLRSSLAAHLIRQGAELWKAEMQVGFKHTNWGASEKIGIGDYLLWVYQMEGAPHHEYEPEGVFLDPPEDHYAPTR
- a CDS encoding site-specific integrase — protein: MYLNIPDYDECRKEIDEARKTTNTGLCGACERAGNGGYTPKTQASAGRQLLIPNYWTNHVTDETEYFGLKDRCERYFALSDPAAPEGAEYGFKMIQAGGKDGFSKGFGSRAVRAVGAKSEINPTMRKQRLLNEGVPSDQIRDFGADEEGNRIPDLIAHDLRASFCTQLARNDTETAYAMTKTGHKLEETFYRYVQFARDELDKDKDKDMF
- a CDS encoding DUF7563 family protein produces the protein MPECQNCGSHVTDAYARVFTPDDVTSPRACPSCETVTRDRNGIREKRT
- a CDS encoding DUF7837 family putative zinc-binding protein, which produces MASQNPRVGVCPRCGDLIHHRHVLVEYETGNDARYWAECPGCGGVVDPNA
- a CDS encoding TATA-box-binding protein, with product MSTLADTIHIENVVASSDIGQELALDQLSTDLPGAEYNPEDFPGIVYRLQEPKSATLIFRSGKVVCTGAKSVDDVHEALEIVFEDIRELGIDVDSNPPIEVQNIVSSASLEQSLNLNAIAIGLGLEQIEYEPEQFPGLVYRLDDPDVVVLLFGSGKLVITGANESEDAQSALKHVEDRLTELGLLE